A region from the Aricia agestis chromosome 12, ilAriAges1.1, whole genome shotgun sequence genome encodes:
- the LOC121732644 gene encoding ubiquitin carboxyl-terminal hydrolase 7-like isoform X2: MNENTNTDVANNEISSEKEPNVTSEELDGGRSEGTIRFTLRSISQLKDGEKALSEPCYVRCLPWKILVLIKYREWEQQQQKGLGVFLQCNADSKTPGWTCYGFGELRLLTHHPQKEHLCKKIHHMFHFKEQDWGFAHFILWKDLMDPENGYVKDDTIELEAHVAAEAPHGVSWDSKLHTGYIGLKNQGATCYMNSLLQTLFFTNIFRKSVYKIPTVGDDSSLSVAFALQRVFHDLQFSNKPVATKKLTKSFGWESFQSFMQHDVQEFLRVLLDKLESKMKGTAVDGVIPKLFGGRTSSFVRCRHVSCTSTREETFYDIQLSVKGKSNIYESFSDYVSTELLEGENKYDAGEHGLQEAEKGVRFDSFPPVLHLHLMRFHYDPRSDTSLKFNDRFEFYEEIDLGQYVREGGPPLRYTLHAVLVHSGDNHGGHYVVFIDPRADGKWYKFDDDVVSRCSKREAIEYNYGGGEDAPYLARKATSAYMLIYIQTSEMSYILQEVSGEDIPRELRDRIVDEVRYEMAAESSDSKKTDQTHQSSP; the protein is encoded by the exons atGAATGAAAATACCAATACAGATGTTGCAAACAATGAAATTTCATCGGAAAAGGAACCA AATGTCACAAGCGAGGAGCTGGATGGCGGTCGGTCGGAGGGGACAATCCGCTTCACGCTCAGGTCCATCAGCCAGCTTAAGGATGGTGAGAAGGCGCTGTCGGAGCCCTGCTACGTGCGGTGTCTGCCGTGGAAGATCCTCGTCCTCATCAAATATAG GGAATGGGAGCAGCAGCAACAGAAAGGCCTCGGTGTGTTCCTGCAGTGTAACGCCGACAGCAAGACCCCAGGGTGGACCTGCTACGGCTTTGGCGAGCTCCGGCTGTTGACGCACCACCCGCAGAAGGAGCATCTGTGTAAGAAGATACACCACATGTTTCACTT CAAGGAGCAAGACTGGGGCTTCGCCCATTTTATATTGTGGAAAGATTTGATGGATCCAGAGAATGGGTATGTCAAGGATGACACCATAGAACTAGAAGCCCATGTAGCGGCAGAGGCGCCACATGGTGTGTCCTGGGACTCCAAGTTACATACTGGATACATTG GGCTGAAAAACCAAGGAGCAACCTGCTACATGAACTCTCTACTCCAGACTCTCTTCTTCACCAACATCTTCCGCAAATCCGTGTACAAGATACCCACAGTTGGTGACGATAGCTCCCTGTCAGTCGCCTTCGCCCTACAGAGGGTTTTCCACGATCTTCAGTTCTCGAACAAACCGGTAGCAACCAAGAAACTGACGAAGAGCTTCGGTTGGGAGTCGTTTCAGTCATTTATGCAACACGACGTACAGGAGTTCTTAAGA GTGCTCCTAGACAAGCTTGAGAGCAAGATGAAGGGCACAGCGGTGGACGGGGTTATACCGAAACTGTTTGGAGGGCGGACCTCCTCCTTCGTCCGCTGCCGGCACGTCAGCTGCACCAGCACTAGAGAGGAGACATTCTACGACATACAGCTCAGCGTCAAAGGAAAGAGTAACA TATACGAGTCGTTCTCGGACTACGTCAGCACGGAGCTGCTGGAGGGCGAGAACAAGTACGACGCGGGCGAGCACGGCCTGCAGGAGGCGGAGAAGGGCGTGCGCTTCGACAGCTTCCCGCCAGTGCTGCACCTGCACCTCATGCGGTTCCACTACGACCCGCGCAGCGACACCTCGCTCAAGTTCAACGACAG GTTCGAGTTCTACGAGGAGATCGACCTGGGTCAGTACGTCCGCGAGGGTGGTCCGCCGCTGCGATACACGCTGCACGCAGTGCTGGTCCACTCTGGGGACAACCACGGCGGACATTATGTGGTCTTCATTGACCCACGTGCTGACGGCAAG TGGTACAAGTTCGACGACGACGTGGTGTCCCGGTGCTCGAAGCGCGAGGCGATAGAGTACAACTACGGCGGCGGGGAGGACGCGCCCTACCTCGCGAGGAAGGCCACCAGCGCGTACATGCTCATCTATATACA